One segment of Pyrococcus sp. ST04 DNA contains the following:
- the pyrI gene encoding aspartate carbamoyltransferase regulatory subunit gives MPELKVSAIKEGTVIDHIPAGKGLKVIEILKLGRLANGGAVLLAMNVPSKKLGRKDIVKVEGKFLSEEEVNKIALVAPSATVNIIRDYKVVEKFKVEIPDVIEGILKCGNPNCITNYEYVTTKFYVISKEPLKVRCHYCERTMEEEEILANL, from the coding sequence ATGCCCGAGCTTAAGGTTTCTGCAATTAAGGAGGGAACCGTTATAGATCATATACCTGCCGGAAAAGGCCTAAAGGTTATAGAGATACTCAAGCTCGGTAGATTAGCAAATGGTGGAGCAGTTTTGCTGGCAATGAATGTCCCAAGCAAAAAACTTGGTAGGAAGGATATCGTTAAGGTAGAGGGGAAGTTCCTCAGCGAAGAAGAAGTAAACAAAATTGCACTCGTTGCACCTTCTGCAACGGTAAATATAATAAGAGACTACAAGGTCGTGGAGAAGTTTAAGGTTGAGATACCTGACGTCATTGAAGGGATACTTAAGTGTGGAAATCCAAACTGCATAACTAACTATGAATACGTAACTACAAAGTTTTACGTCATCAGCAAGGAGCCTTTAAAGGTTAGGTGTCATTACTGTGAAAGAACGATGGAAGAAGAAGAAATACTCGCAAATCTCTAG
- a CDS encoding MBL fold metallo-hydrolase, translating into MLIGSIALDWKGNVAFQSHAHTDHFASAKIIFSTKETAYFSHLRNSKFYKIVKLGKRFYIGDYKAKLYPSGHILGASGIKIWLDEGTLYYTGDIKLEKLRTAKKAKVPRADFLIIEATFGVPMYSFPSPKHVEKIIIGEVEKSLDRGETPVFMANPYGKAQEVISILNAHGYAPKVDNAIKKVSRIYSKFGVKLKIDEESNVIVSSSRGIKVSGFGSIKLSNHADFWELVEIVERVNPETVFTIFGYSRAFAKLLRGLGYEAFPIKKGEDLRKSGLLSI; encoded by the coding sequence ATGCTCATCGGTTCAATAGCCCTAGATTGGAAGGGAAATGTTGCATTCCAAAGCCATGCTCATACAGATCACTTCGCTTCAGCTAAAATAATATTTTCCACAAAAGAAACTGCATATTTCAGCCATTTGAGAAATTCAAAGTTCTATAAAATTGTTAAGTTGGGAAAAAGATTTTATATTGGGGATTACAAGGCAAAACTCTATCCGTCTGGCCATATTTTGGGCGCGAGTGGAATAAAGATTTGGCTTGACGAAGGAACCCTCTATTATACTGGCGACATTAAATTAGAAAAATTAAGAACGGCTAAAAAAGCTAAAGTCCCTCGAGCCGATTTTCTGATCATAGAGGCAACTTTCGGAGTTCCAATGTACTCCTTTCCAAGTCCTAAACATGTTGAGAAGATTATAATAGGAGAGGTTGAAAAATCATTAGACAGAGGAGAAACTCCAGTATTCATGGCCAATCCTTATGGAAAAGCTCAAGAGGTAATATCAATTCTAAATGCTCATGGATACGCTCCAAAAGTTGATAATGCTATTAAGAAGGTTTCAAGGATCTACTCAAAGTTTGGAGTTAAGTTGAAAATAGATGAGGAGAGCAATGTGATCGTTTCATCAAGTAGAGGGATTAAAGTTTCAGGATTTGGGAGCATAAAACTCAGTAACCATGCAGATTTTTGGGAGTTAGTTGAAATCGTTGAAAGAGTTAATCCAGAAACTGTTTTTACTATATTTGGCTACTCTAGGGCATTTGCAAAACTATTAAGGGGACTTGGTTATGAAGCATTCCCGATTAAAAAAGGGGAGGATCTTAGAAAATCTGGGCTACTTTCAATTTAA
- a CDS encoding ATP-dependent DNA helicase — translation MKIDDLPVSPKVKEVLKERGIRELYPPQEEALKSGVLEGKNLLVAIPTASGKTLIAEIAMVHRVLTEGGKAVYLVPLKALAEEKFKEFKDWEKAGLRVAVATGDYDSSDEWLGKYDIIIATAEKFDSLLRHGSSWIEDVKVIVADEIHLIGSRDRGATLEVILTHMLGRAQIIGLSATVGNPEELAKWLNAELIVNEWRPVELRRGVFSQGMVLWEDGEIDRFPSWEDLVYDAVRKGKGALVFVNMRRKAERTALELSKEVKRFLSRKEVTKLRELAESLEENPTNEKLAKALLGGVAFHHAGLGRDERVLVEENFRKGLIKVVVATPTLAAGINTPAFRVIIRDVWRYSEFGMERIPVLEVQQMMGRAGRPKYDDKGEAIIISTTENPSDIINLYINGKPEKLFSQLSNESNLRGQVLALIATFGVKTFPEILKFIEKTFYAYQRRDTYSIERKIREILYFLMENEFVEVTLDDEIKPLPLGTRVAKLYIDPLTAKIFKDFLPYISGNPNPLGIFHVISLTPDLTPFSYSKKELSKLESEYYEVKTYIYADDPYLSYDPYYERKFFRALKTALALNAWINEVSEGEIVEKFSVEPGDLYRLVETAEWLVYALKEIAKVLKAPEHVLKYLETLRVRVKYGIREELLPLMELPMVGRRRARALFNAGFRTVEDIKSAKPADLLKIEGIGVKTVEAIFKYLGKDVRIVEKPKRNTLDYFLRGFSG, via the coding sequence ATGAAGATCGACGACCTTCCAGTTAGTCCAAAAGTCAAGGAGGTTTTAAAAGAGAGAGGAATTAGGGAGCTTTATCCTCCACAAGAGGAGGCCCTTAAGAGTGGAGTCCTTGAGGGCAAGAACCTTCTGGTAGCAATACCTACGGCCAGTGGAAAGACTCTCATAGCCGAGATAGCAATGGTTCATAGGGTGCTTACGGAAGGGGGGAAGGCAGTTTATTTAGTCCCACTGAAAGCACTAGCTGAAGAAAAATTCAAAGAATTTAAAGACTGGGAGAAGGCAGGACTTAGAGTTGCAGTAGCTACTGGAGATTATGACTCAAGTGACGAGTGGCTTGGAAAGTATGACATAATAATAGCAACTGCTGAAAAGTTTGACTCGCTCCTTAGGCATGGTTCAAGCTGGATAGAGGACGTTAAGGTAATAGTTGCTGATGAAATCCACTTGATAGGCTCAAGGGACAGGGGAGCGACCCTTGAAGTAATTCTCACCCACATGCTTGGAAGAGCCCAAATAATAGGACTATCGGCAACTGTTGGAAATCCAGAAGAGCTTGCTAAATGGCTAAATGCTGAGCTTATAGTTAATGAGTGGAGGCCAGTAGAGCTTAGGAGAGGAGTTTTTAGCCAAGGGATGGTTCTTTGGGAGGACGGAGAAATAGACAGATTTCCTAGTTGGGAGGATCTTGTGTATGATGCAGTAAGGAAAGGAAAGGGGGCACTGGTATTTGTCAATATGAGACGAAAAGCCGAAAGAACTGCACTAGAGCTTTCAAAAGAAGTTAAAAGATTTCTAAGCAGGAAAGAAGTGACAAAACTTAGAGAATTAGCTGAATCCCTTGAGGAAAATCCCACAAATGAAAAACTGGCAAAGGCTCTCTTAGGAGGTGTTGCCTTCCATCATGCTGGGCTTGGTAGAGATGAGAGAGTTCTCGTAGAAGAGAACTTTAGAAAAGGATTAATTAAAGTCGTTGTTGCAACGCCAACGCTCGCTGCGGGGATAAACACTCCCGCATTCAGGGTTATAATCCGGGACGTCTGGAGGTACTCTGAATTTGGAATGGAACGCATCCCGGTTCTCGAAGTGCAGCAGATGATGGGTAGGGCTGGGAGGCCGAAGTATGATGATAAGGGTGAGGCGATTATTATCTCAACAACTGAGAACCCAAGCGATATCATTAACCTTTACATAAATGGTAAACCAGAAAAGCTGTTCTCTCAGCTTTCAAATGAAAGTAACTTGAGAGGACAAGTTTTGGCTTTAATAGCAACTTTCGGAGTTAAAACTTTCCCGGAGATTTTGAAATTTATTGAAAAAACTTTTTACGCTTATCAAAGGAGAGACACGTATTCAATAGAGAGGAAAATTAGAGAGATTCTGTACTTTTTGATGGAAAACGAGTTCGTTGAGGTCACACTAGATGATGAAATCAAGCCACTTCCACTTGGTACAAGGGTGGCTAAACTTTACATAGATCCCTTAACGGCCAAGATATTCAAAGATTTCCTCCCCTATATAAGTGGCAATCCCAATCCACTAGGAATATTCCACGTTATCTCCCTAACCCCTGACTTGACTCCCTTCTCTTATTCAAAAAAGGAGCTGTCCAAGTTGGAATCCGAGTACTATGAGGTGAAAACCTACATCTATGCCGATGATCCATATCTAAGCTACGATCCCTATTATGAGAGGAAGTTCTTTAGGGCTCTGAAAACGGCATTGGCTCTTAATGCCTGGATAAATGAGGTTAGTGAGGGAGAAATAGTTGAAAAATTTTCTGTAGAGCCCGGTGATCTGTACAGGCTTGTCGAAACTGCTGAATGGTTGGTATATGCCCTGAAGGAAATAGCTAAGGTGCTTAAGGCCCCAGAACATGTTTTGAAATACCTTGAGACCCTTAGGGTTAGAGTGAAGTACGGGATTAGAGAAGAACTTCTTCCCCTTATGGAGCTTCCAATGGTCGGTAGAAGGAGGGCTAGAGCACTCTTTAATGCTGGCTTCAGGACAGTTGAGGACATAAAAAGTGCAAAGCCAGCTGACCTGCTTAAAATTGAGGGTATAGGTGTGAAAACCGTTGAGGCAATATTCAAATACCTAGGGAAAGACGTCAGGATAGTTGAGAAGCCTAAGAGGAATACCCTCGACTACTTCCTTAGAGGATTTTCAGGGTAA
- the pyrB gene encoding aspartate carbamoyltransferase — protein sequence MDWTGRDVISIRDFSKEDIEFVLATAERLEKELKEKGQLEYARGKILATLFFEPSTRTRLSFESAMHRLGGSVIGFAEASTSSVKKGESLRDTIKTVEQYSDVIVIRHPKEGAARLAAEVADIPVINAGDGSNQHPTQTLLDLYTIKKEFGKIDGLKIGLLGDLKYGRTVHSLAEALAFYEVELYLISPEMLRMPRHIVEELKEKGVKVYETSDLESVIKELDVLYVTRIQKERFPDEQEYLKVKGSYQVNCKILEGVKDNLRIMHPLPRVDEIHPEVDKTKHAIYFKQVFNGVPIRMALLGLVLGVL from the coding sequence ATGGACTGGACAGGTAGAGATGTCATAAGTATTAGAGACTTTTCTAAAGAAGATATAGAGTTCGTCCTTGCAACTGCCGAAAGGCTTGAAAAGGAACTTAAAGAGAAGGGGCAGCTGGAGTATGCGAGAGGAAAAATCCTCGCAACACTATTTTTTGAGCCCTCAACTAGAACAAGGCTAAGCTTTGAATCCGCCATGCACAGGCTGGGAGGTAGTGTTATAGGGTTTGCGGAAGCATCAACTAGTAGCGTTAAGAAGGGTGAGAGCCTTAGAGATACAATAAAAACAGTCGAACAGTATAGTGACGTCATAGTGATTAGACATCCAAAAGAAGGGGCTGCAAGGCTTGCCGCTGAAGTTGCAGACATTCCGGTCATAAATGCGGGGGATGGAAGTAATCAACATCCAACACAAACTCTCCTCGACCTATATACAATAAAGAAAGAGTTTGGAAAAATTGATGGCCTGAAAATTGGACTCCTTGGTGACTTAAAGTATGGAAGAACAGTTCATAGCTTAGCTGAAGCACTTGCATTCTATGAGGTAGAGCTTTATCTTATCTCTCCAGAGATGCTAAGGATGCCAAGACATATAGTTGAAGAGCTAAAGGAGAAAGGAGTTAAAGTCTATGAAACATCAGACCTAGAATCTGTAATAAAAGAGCTCGACGTCTTGTACGTCACTAGAATTCAAAAAGAAAGGTTTCCTGATGAGCAAGAGTATCTCAAGGTGAAGGGCAGCTATCAAGTGAACTGTAAAATTTTGGAGGGTGTCAAAGACAACCTAAGGATAATGCATCCACTCCCTAGGGTCGATGAAATACATCCCGAGGTAGACAAGACGAAACATGCTATATATTTCAAACAGGTTTTTAATGGTGTTCCAATTAGAATGGCTCTCCTTGGCCTTGTTCTGGGGGTGTTGTGA
- a CDS encoding M20 family metallopeptidase, which translates to MKFDPLKEALKIKEEIIAWRRDFHMHPELAFEEERTSKIVEEHLRDWGYKIKRVGTGIIADIGEGDKIIALRADMDALPIQEENDVPYKSQVPGKMHACGHDAHTAMLLGAAKIISEHSEELNNKVRLIFQPAEEIGNGALKMIEGGALEGVAAIFGIHVWAELESGIVGVRDGPFLAGVGRFLAKIIGKGGHGAAPQYAIDPIPAAADAVLGLQRIVAREIDPLESAVVTVGRIQGGSAFNVIPESVEIEGTFRFFSNELGDFIKSRIEEIIENTARAHRCKAEIKTEILGPPTINNREMVDFVREVAEEIGLKVGEVRKTLGGEDFAFYLQKVPGAFIALGIRNEKKGIIYPHHHPRFDVDEDVLPLGTALEVALAFRF; encoded by the coding sequence ATGAAGTTCGACCCACTAAAAGAAGCATTGAAAATTAAAGAAGAAATAATTGCATGGAGAAGAGACTTCCACATGCATCCAGAGCTTGCATTCGAGGAGGAAAGAACCTCAAAGATAGTGGAGGAACATCTTAGGGATTGGGGTTATAAGATCAAGAGGGTAGGAACAGGAATAATAGCCGACATTGGTGAAGGAGACAAAATAATAGCCCTAAGGGCGGATATGGATGCCCTACCCATTCAAGAAGAGAACGATGTTCCCTACAAGTCTCAAGTCCCAGGGAAAATGCACGCATGTGGTCACGATGCTCACACGGCAATGCTTCTAGGGGCTGCGAAGATAATATCTGAGCACTCCGAAGAGCTGAATAACAAAGTGAGGCTGATATTCCAACCAGCTGAGGAAATAGGAAATGGTGCTCTTAAGATGATAGAAGGTGGAGCATTAGAGGGAGTTGCTGCAATATTTGGAATTCATGTATGGGCTGAGCTTGAATCTGGTATTGTTGGAGTTAGAGACGGTCCATTCCTGGCTGGAGTTGGCAGGTTCTTAGCTAAGATAATTGGAAAAGGAGGTCACGGTGCGGCTCCTCAGTATGCAATCGATCCAATTCCAGCTGCAGCTGATGCTGTTTTAGGCCTCCAAAGAATAGTTGCTAGGGAAATTGATCCTTTAGAGAGTGCCGTCGTGACAGTTGGTAGAATTCAAGGAGGTTCAGCTTTCAACGTTATTCCTGAGAGCGTTGAGATCGAGGGTACGTTTAGATTCTTCAGCAATGAACTTGGTGATTTCATCAAGAGTAGAATTGAGGAAATAATTGAAAATACAGCGAGGGCCCACAGATGTAAAGCTGAAATAAAAACCGAGATTCTTGGCCCACCAACTATAAATAATAGGGAAATGGTAGACTTCGTTAGAGAGGTTGCAGAGGAGATTGGCCTTAAAGTTGGGGAAGTCAGAAAAACACTTGGTGGAGAAGACTTTGCCTTTTATCTTCAAAAAGTACCAGGGGCATTCATAGCACTAGGAATAAGAAATGAGAAAAAGGGAATCATATATCCCCATCACCATCCAAGATTTGATGTTGATGAAGATGTTTTGCCTCTTGGAACAGCACTTGAGGTTGCATTAGCTTTCAGGTTCTAG
- a CDS encoding CGP-CTERM-anchored Cys-rich protein, whose protein sequence is MIKRSLIPTALSIILILTLMAPLSEACFFPQDLYAVEVELTKIKDYNLAPLLSAKNVLIEEDGKIVYRSHYDERLAVIVWKDKEGKLHVRVQIPTERKIIYEYEEIFTAVIPLEDVKERAKRFGWYVEGNRVEKENLTIIFTPLKGKECNSDLDCKVSGCSGEVCAPRNKTIYSICIYREWYKCLNLTSCGCYNGFCTWKPNKEFLSCLKSYNVSLEEIIQARTRVKISIRGEELGYGEIEELKRVLGCNVPRNFTRTVIDIKVIPKINPDTLNAGKAIEKELKWLRSIGVIKINDSDIEKIVKVAKWGYAGYNSRIGFYDDKWIPYSNASNAVLIRCGGLAYEEYNLPPSTPIVNSTRTEETPTREVCGPGVILLLIMLGGVRRK, encoded by the coding sequence ATGATAAAGCGTTCATTGATACCAACCGCACTCTCCATAATATTAATACTAACTCTCATGGCACCGCTAAGTGAGGCCTGTTTCTTTCCTCAAGACCTCTACGCTGTAGAAGTTGAGCTTACCAAAATCAAGGACTACAATCTTGCTCCTCTCCTTAGCGCAAAGAATGTACTTATTGAGGAAGACGGAAAAATTGTATATAGGTCACACTACGACGAAAGATTGGCTGTGATAGTCTGGAAAGATAAAGAAGGTAAACTTCATGTGAGAGTCCAAATACCAACGGAGAGAAAAATAATCTACGAATATGAAGAAATTTTTACGGCTGTTATCCCATTGGAAGATGTTAAGGAGAGAGCGAAGAGATTTGGATGGTACGTTGAAGGTAATAGAGTGGAGAAAGAAAACTTGACCATTATCTTTACTCCACTTAAAGGAAAAGAGTGTAACTCAGATCTTGACTGTAAAGTTAGTGGTTGCTCAGGAGAAGTGTGTGCTCCAAGGAATAAGACCATATATTCGATCTGCATTTACCGGGAGTGGTATAAGTGTCTTAACTTAACAAGCTGTGGATGCTACAATGGATTCTGTACTTGGAAACCAAATAAAGAATTCCTTTCTTGTCTAAAAAGCTACAACGTATCTCTAGAAGAAATAATTCAGGCAAGAACAAGAGTTAAGATTTCGATAAGAGGTGAAGAACTTGGTTATGGGGAAATAGAAGAGTTGAAGAGAGTTTTAGGATGCAACGTGCCAAGGAACTTTACGAGAACAGTTATAGATATTAAGGTTATTCCAAAAATAAATCCTGATACTCTAAACGCGGGAAAAGCTATTGAGAAAGAACTTAAGTGGCTAAGAAGTATTGGGGTAATCAAGATAAACGATAGTGACATTGAAAAAATAGTAAAGGTTGCTAAGTGGGGGTATGCGGGATATAACTCTAGAATTGGCTTTTATGATGACAAGTGGATCCCATACTCCAATGCCTCGAATGCAGTCTTGATTAGATGTGGAGGCTTAGCTTACGAGGAGTATAACCTTCCGCCCTCAACCCCAATAGTCAACTCGACGAGAACTGAAGAAACTCCTACTCGTGAAGTTTGTGGTCCAGGGGTTATCCTGCTCTTAATAATGTTAGGGGGAGTGAGGAGAAAATGA
- a CDS encoding secondary thiamine-phosphate synthase enzyme YjbQ, with product MRVVRKELHFSTKGEIDLVDITHEVEKFVAESEITNGQVLIFVPGATGAIIAIEHEEGLLEDFKSWLREVIPKDRHYLHNRFDDNAHSHLRATLLGPSLVFPIVDGELMRGTWQQIFFVELDTRPRRRRVILQAIGE from the coding sequence ATGAGGGTCGTTAGGAAGGAGCTACACTTCTCAACAAAAGGGGAAATAGACCTAGTGGACATAACTCATGAAGTGGAGAAATTTGTTGCAGAAAGTGAAATAACGAATGGCCAAGTTCTAATATTCGTCCCTGGGGCTACTGGGGCAATAATAGCCATCGAACATGAGGAAGGTCTGCTTGAAGACTTTAAGAGTTGGCTAAGAGAAGTGATACCCAAAGATAGGCACTATCTCCACAACAGGTTTGACGACAACGCACACTCTCATCTTAGGGCGACACTTCTTGGACCGAGTCTGGTGTTCCCAATAGTGGATGGAGAATTAATGAGGGGAACATGGCAGCAAATATTCTTTGTTGAACTTGATACAAGGCCAAGAAGGAGGAGAGTCATTCTCCAGGCTATTGGAGAATAG
- a CDS encoding M48 family metallopeptidase, whose protein sequence is MPTILLDGKPVKYIVRVKPVKYVTIRILEDGSLLVTTPCERIVEDILRKKKKWILSKLKIVEEAFNLNKSGFPLFGEFIEVNKDPEVLREEVRESLREYIKSVVEEVGGIIGVFPNRIYIRPLKAKWGTATWKRSITINLAAAALPPRLVHYLVTHELAHLIEMRHNKKFWSIVARFHPDYKEIRRELKKWWFIVHSNELWRAILQ, encoded by the coding sequence ATGCCAACTATACTTCTTGACGGAAAGCCCGTAAAGTACATAGTTAGAGTGAAACCTGTTAAGTACGTGACAATAAGGATATTGGAAGATGGCTCACTCCTCGTCACTACACCGTGTGAAAGAATTGTTGAAGACATCCTTAGAAAGAAGAAAAAATGGATACTCAGCAAGCTTAAGATAGTTGAAGAAGCTTTTAACCTCAATAAGTCAGGATTCCCTCTTTTTGGAGAGTTTATTGAAGTCAACAAAGACCCAGAAGTCCTAAGGGAGGAAGTCAGGGAGTCATTAAGAGAGTACATCAAAAGCGTTGTAGAAGAAGTTGGAGGTATTATTGGAGTATTCCCAAACAGAATATACATAAGACCTCTGAAAGCAAAGTGGGGAACAGCGACGTGGAAAAGATCTATAACTATCAATTTGGCGGCTGCCGCCCTTCCCCCAAGACTGGTTCATTATTTAGTAACGCACGAGCTTGCCCATCTCATAGAGATGAGGCATAATAAAAAATTCTGGAGTATAGTTGCTAGATTCCATCCAGATTATAAGGAGATAAGGAGGGAACTGAAGAAGTGGTGGTTTATAGTCCATTCTAATGAGCTTTGGAGGGCTATTCTCCAATAG
- the trm10 gene encoding tRNA (guanine(9)-/adenine(9)-N1)-methyltransferase, with protein sequence MRKPGDILREILKEKGIERVGTLSRKWPSGEDIFQELALLLLEGDGAIVKLQEPTAESWDLSGKKRGPSIYAYVRPCMVEKFEVVISREDLMRRLPDYPWIIIDLMFWHKHIPKEKGKVSLQLRETYAVARRMFWPRRVAITWVNEEFRKMAKLPLEKVEASPVPTAEFLRSRGIKRVVLLDPNAPEVLSKEDLKEKAFIIGGIVDMKGDKKGTTAKIGESLESQGIEVLRRKIVLRGDVVGVPDRINHIAEILIRMLYGEDMEKAVLAVQAPTHARWRLRKEIPKRKIRYLIDGKLYLVVEKELYDELKEWLNIRWEDFVKVLRETGMVALERKRIHHLNKISVYRFDRSGGKRVILLKRVALLCYNC encoded by the coding sequence ATGAGGAAGCCAGGAGACATACTAAGGGAAATACTAAAAGAAAAAGGAATAGAAAGGGTCGGGACGCTATCAAGGAAATGGCCTTCCGGGGAGGATATATTCCAGGAACTTGCCCTTCTCCTATTAGAAGGAGATGGTGCAATAGTTAAGCTCCAAGAACCTACGGCTGAATCTTGGGATCTCTCTGGAAAAAAGAGGGGACCATCAATATATGCATATGTTAGACCTTGTATGGTTGAGAAGTTTGAGGTTGTGATTTCACGGGAAGATCTGATGAGAAGGCTTCCTGACTATCCATGGATAATAATTGACTTAATGTTCTGGCACAAGCACATTCCAAAGGAAAAAGGGAAAGTGTCTCTCCAACTTAGAGAAACTTACGCTGTAGCCAGGAGAATGTTCTGGCCTAGAAGGGTTGCAATAACGTGGGTTAATGAGGAGTTCAGAAAAATGGCCAAGCTGCCCCTAGAGAAAGTTGAGGCATCCCCTGTACCAACGGCTGAGTTCCTCAGGAGTAGGGGAATTAAAAGGGTTGTTCTTCTGGATCCAAATGCCCCAGAAGTCCTATCTAAGGAGGATCTAAAGGAGAAAGCCTTCATAATAGGCGGAATAGTAGATATGAAGGGAGACAAAAAGGGAACCACAGCAAAAATTGGAGAGAGCTTGGAGTCTCAAGGGATTGAGGTTTTGAGGAGAAAAATAGTCTTAAGGGGAGATGTTGTTGGAGTTCCTGACAGGATAAATCACATAGCTGAAATCTTGATACGGATGTTATATGGAGAGGATATGGAAAAAGCAGTCCTCGCTGTTCAGGCACCTACTCATGCGAGATGGAGGCTTAGGAAAGAGATTCCCAAGAGAAAAATCCGATATTTGATAGATGGAAAGTTATACTTAGTAGTTGAGAAAGAGCTTTATGACGAACTTAAGGAGTGGCTGAACATTAGATGGGAGGATTTTGTAAAAGTTCTCAGAGAAACTGGCATGGTGGCTCTTGAGAGAAAAAGAATTCACCACCTAAATAAGATATCGGTATACAGATTTGACAGAAGTGGAGGGAAGAGGGTGATTCTGCTTAAAAGAGTTGCCCTTCTCTGCTATAATTGCTAA
- a CDS encoding flavin reductase family protein has translation MAADWVTVVSYDPFMIGVAIAPKRTTHGMIKKYGEFVVSVPSLEMLKDVWIAGTKKGPSKLKEMSITLIPSKKVKVPSIKEALANIECEVVDARDYGDHTWFVGKVVDFTYKEEAFKNGKPNLKAKFLAHLSWVEFVTFSEEIYRAE, from the coding sequence ATGGCCGCAGACTGGGTAACGGTGGTGTCCTACGATCCATTCATGATAGGAGTGGCAATTGCTCCAAAAAGGACGACTCATGGTATGATAAAGAAGTATGGGGAATTCGTGGTCAGTGTTCCAAGTCTTGAGATGCTGAAAGACGTGTGGATAGCTGGAACAAAGAAAGGTCCCTCAAAGCTTAAAGAAATGTCCATAACCTTGATTCCTTCAAAGAAGGTAAAAGTCCCAAGCATAAAGGAAGCTCTGGCCAACATAGAGTGTGAAGTCGTAGATGCCAGAGACTATGGTGATCACACATGGTTCGTTGGAAAGGTAGTTGACTTCACCTATAAAGAAGAGGCTTTTAAAAATGGAAAACCAAATTTAAAGGCAAAATTCTTGGCCCACCTATCCTGGGTAGAGTTTGTGACGTTCTCTGAAGAAATCTATAGGGCCGAGTGA
- a CDS encoding thiamine-phosphate synthase family protein has product MRTPTSFWAEVILPAIRALIAKTLYSQGYSQIKIAEELGVTQAMVSKYLSKYSPPELLGPIIDDLEILAITISEMIMQGQKKEEIVKILERKFFEFLQDEKFCRLYSKYSKMPESVCKEVFPEEHEKREVLEQLSKALDILLKDDTFPNLIPEIRSNFAYSLKNPKNEEDVAAIPGRITVVKGKPFAMPPDFGVSRHTARLLVKVSKYNPSIRSVLNIRLGEDILRALEKSGLRVCYLEKKDRTIEETENDIAKLFEKDVCDVVVDPGGYGLEPCVYIFGRDPLEVVGKLKIIEQNL; this is encoded by the coding sequence ATGAGAACACCAACATCATTTTGGGCAGAGGTGATTTTACCAGCAATAAGAGCTTTGATAGCTAAGACTTTGTATTCTCAGGGTTACTCTCAAATAAAAATAGCTGAAGAGCTGGGGGTAACACAAGCAATGGTTAGTAAATATCTATCAAAATATTCGCCTCCTGAGTTACTTGGGCCGATAATAGACGACCTTGAAATCTTGGCAATAACGATATCTGAAATGATAATGCAAGGCCAGAAGAAAGAAGAAATAGTAAAGATTCTGGAAAGAAAGTTCTTTGAGTTTTTGCAAGATGAAAAATTCTGTAGGCTATATTCAAAGTACTCAAAGATGCCCGAAAGTGTATGTAAGGAGGTATTTCCTGAAGAACATGAAAAAAGAGAAGTTCTTGAACAGCTTTCAAAGGCATTGGATATATTGCTAAAAGATGACACGTTCCCTAATCTAATCCCAGAAATAAGGAGCAACTTTGCATACTCTCTCAAAAATCCCAAGAATGAAGAAGATGTAGCCGCAATTCCTGGTAGGATAACAGTTGTAAAAGGGAAACCTTTCGCCATGCCTCCGGACTTTGGCGTTAGCAGGCACACTGCTAGATTACTTGTAAAGGTTTCCAAATATAACCCCTCAATAAGGTCAGTGCTGAATATTAGGCTTGGAGAGGACATCCTGAGGGCATTAGAGAAATCTGGGCTGAGGGTTTGTTACCTTGAGAAAAAGGATAGAACAATTGAAGAAACTGAAAACGACATAGCAAAACTCTTTGAAAAAGATGTCTGTGATGTTGTTGTTGATCCTGGAGGCTATGGGTTAGAACCTTGTGTGTATATCTTTGGTAGAGACCCGCTAGAAGTAGTAGGTAAGCTGAAAATAATTGAGCAAAATTTATGA